A window of Phycobacter azelaicus contains these coding sequences:
- the speE gene encoding polyamine aminopropyltransferase, which produces MSGTWITERLHDHYAQSLRVEEMLYDSKTDHQRLKVFQNGTFGRILTLDDVVQTTEGDNFIYHEMLTHVPILAHGAAKRVLIIGGGDGGMAREALRHASVEHVTMVEIDAGVVDFSKEYLPMLSQGAFDDPRLNLVINDGAAFMRETDQKFDVIIVDSTDPIGPGEVLFTNTFYGHAARALTDDGIIVTQNGVPFMQGDELTGTMRAFKALFADYSCYLATIPTYAGGPMAFGWGSHSKAARNVTLPDLEKRFAAAGFETDYYTPEVHKAAFALPGYVKKLFP; this is translated from the coding sequence ATGAGCGGTACCTGGATCACCGAGCGCCTGCACGACCACTACGCGCAATCCCTGCGCGTGGAGGAGATGCTCTATGACAGTAAAACTGACCATCAGCGCCTGAAAGTGTTTCAGAACGGCACATTTGGCCGCATCCTGACGCTGGACGACGTGGTTCAGACCACCGAAGGTGACAACTTCATCTACCACGAGATGCTGACCCATGTGCCGATCCTGGCCCATGGCGCCGCCAAACGTGTGCTGATTATCGGCGGCGGCGATGGCGGCATGGCGCGTGAAGCCCTGCGCCACGCCTCGGTCGAACATGTTACCATGGTGGAAATCGACGCCGGTGTCGTGGATTTCTCCAAGGAATACCTGCCGATGCTGAGCCAGGGCGCCTTTGATGATCCCCGTTTGAACCTGGTGATCAATGATGGCGCGGCCTTCATGCGTGAAACCGATCAGAAATTTGACGTGATCATCGTCGATTCCACCGATCCGATCGGCCCCGGCGAAGTGCTGTTCACCAACACCTTCTATGGCCACGCGGCGCGCGCCCTCACCGATGATGGGATCATCGTCACCCAGAACGGCGTACCCTTCATGCAAGGGGATGAGCTGACCGGCACCATGCGCGCCTTCAAGGCGCTCTTTGCTGATTACAGCTGTTACCTCGCGACCATCCCGACCTATGCGGGTGGGCCGATGGCCTTTGGCTGGGGCAGCCACAGCAAGGCTGCACGCAATGTGACCCTGCCGGATCTGGAAAAGCGCTTTGCTGCTGCCGGGTTCGAGACCGACTACTACACGCCCGAGGTCCACAAGGCGGCCTTTGCCTTGCCCGGCTACGTGAAAAAACTCTTCCCATAA
- the ccmE gene encoding cytochrome c maturation protein CcmE: MKNLKKQRRIQVIALATVALIVSTALIGYAMRDGINYFRSPSQVMAEPPSVDEVFRIGGLVEEGSIVRGQGESIRFSVTDGGATVPVVYAGVLPDLFEENQGMVGTGRYVNGVFEASEILAKHDETYMPKEVVDALKEQGVYQEPEA, translated from the coding sequence ATGAAAAACCTCAAGAAACAGCGCCGCATTCAGGTGATTGCCTTGGCGACGGTGGCCCTGATCGTTTCAACCGCGCTCATCGGGTATGCGATGCGGGATGGGATCAACTATTTCCGCTCGCCCAGCCAGGTGATGGCAGAGCCACCTTCTGTAGATGAAGTCTTCCGGATTGGCGGGCTGGTCGAAGAAGGCAGCATCGTACGCGGGCAGGGGGAAAGTATCCGTTTTTCTGTGACAGATGGCGGAGCGACAGTTCCGGTCGTCTACGCTGGTGTTCTGCCGGATCTGTTTGAAGAAAATCAGGGCATGGTCGGCACTGGACGTTACGTGAATGGTGTGTTTGAAGCCTCTGAAATACTTGCCAAACACGATGAGACCTACATGCCCAAGGAAGTTGTCGACGCGTTGAAAGAGCAAGGCGTCTATCAGGAACCCGAAGCCTGA
- the argC gene encoding N-acetyl-gamma-glutamyl-phosphate reductase, with product MTHKVAILGASGYTGAELVRLIAQHPSIEIAALAAERKAGMTMAEVFPHLRHLDLPVLCKISEIDFSGIDLCFCALPHKTSQEVIAALPSVLKIVDLSADFRLRDPAEYQKWYGNPHSAIEQQEEAVYGLTEFYRDEIRAARLVAGTGCNAATGQFALRPLIAAGVIDLDEIILDLKCGVSGAGRALKENLLHAELSEGYNAYALGSTHRHLGEFDQEFSKLAGRPVKVQFTPHLLPVNRGILATVYVKGDAEAIQAAFEKAYADEPFIEVLPFGSAPSTHHVRGSNFCHIGVAADRIPGRAIVFAALDNLTKGSSGQALQNANLMLGENETAGLMMAPLFP from the coding sequence ATGACCCACAAAGTGGCTATCCTTGGCGCCAGCGGTTACACCGGCGCCGAACTTGTGAGGCTGATCGCCCAGCATCCGAGCATCGAAATCGCGGCCCTCGCGGCTGAGCGCAAGGCTGGCATGACCATGGCTGAGGTGTTTCCGCATCTGCGTCATTTGGATCTGCCGGTGCTGTGCAAGATTTCCGAAATCGATTTTTCCGGCATCGACCTATGCTTCTGCGCCCTGCCGCACAAGACCAGTCAAGAGGTGATCGCGGCCCTGCCTAGCGTTCTGAAGATCGTGGACTTGTCGGCAGATTTCCGGCTGCGCGATCCGGCGGAGTATCAAAAATGGTACGGCAATCCGCATTCTGCGATCGAGCAGCAGGAAGAGGCTGTTTACGGCCTGACCGAGTTTTATCGGGACGAGATCCGCGCCGCACGGCTGGTTGCCGGGACGGGCTGCAATGCGGCCACCGGGCAATTTGCGCTGCGGCCCCTGATCGCTGCCGGGGTGATTGATCTGGACGAGATCATCCTTGATCTGAAATGCGGTGTTTCCGGTGCCGGGCGGGCGCTGAAGGAAAACCTTCTGCATGCTGAACTCAGCGAAGGTTACAACGCCTATGCTCTTGGCAGCACACACCGGCATCTGGGGGAATTCGATCAGGAATTCTCCAAACTTGCGGGTCGACCCGTCAAGGTGCAGTTCACGCCGCATCTGCTGCCGGTGAACCGGGGTATCCTGGCGACTGTTTATGTCAAAGGCGATGCAGAGGCGATCCAAGCGGCCTTTGAAAAGGCCTATGCGGATGAGCCCTTCATCGAGGTTCTGCCCTTTGGCTCCGCACCCAGCACCCACCACGTGCGCGGCTCCAACTTCTGCCACATCGGCGTGGCGGCGGACCGGATCCCAGGGCGGGCCATCGTCTTTGCAGCACTCGATAACCTGACAAAAGGTAGCAGCGGCCAGGCCTTGCAGAATGCAAACCTGATGTTAGGTGAGAATGAAACGGCGGGCCTCATGATGGCTCCGCTGTTCCCCTAA
- the murI gene encoding glutamate racemase, which translates to MAVGIFDSGLGGLTVLNAVQKRLPDIELIYYGDNAHAPYGVRDAEDVYQLTKAAVEKMWEKGCDLVILACNTASAAALRRLQEGGLPPGKRILGVFVPLIEALTERQWGDNSPPREVAVKHVALFATPATVSSRAFQRELAFRAIGVDVEAQACGGVVDAIEDGDMILAEALVRSHVEALQRKMPHPEAAILGCTHYPLMEKTFQEALGADVKVFSQGDLVADSLADYLERHPDMYGAGKAGFYTTGDPARVSARATQFLRRQITFEAP; encoded by the coding sequence ATGGCGGTAGGTATCTTTGATTCTGGTCTGGGTGGTCTCACGGTTCTCAACGCCGTGCAGAAACGCCTGCCGGATATTGAGCTGATCTATTACGGCGACAATGCCCATGCGCCCTATGGGGTGCGGGATGCCGAGGATGTCTATCAGCTGACCAAGGCCGCCGTTGAAAAAATGTGGGAAAAGGGCTGCGATCTGGTGATCCTGGCCTGCAACACCGCCTCTGCCGCGGCCCTGCGGCGCCTTCAGGAGGGCGGTCTGCCGCCGGGCAAGCGAATCCTTGGCGTCTTTGTTCCGCTGATCGAGGCGCTGACCGAACGGCAATGGGGCGACAACTCCCCACCGCGCGAAGTTGCGGTGAAGCACGTGGCGCTGTTTGCAACGCCTGCGACCGTCTCCAGCCGGGCCTTTCAACGGGAATTGGCGTTTCGCGCCATCGGTGTGGATGTGGAGGCGCAGGCCTGTGGTGGTGTCGTGGACGCCATCGAGGATGGTGACATGATCCTGGCGGAGGCACTGGTGCGCAGCCATGTGGAGGCACTGCAGCGCAAGATGCCCCATCCCGAGGCGGCGATCCTTGGTTGCACCCACTACCCGCTGATGGAAAAGACCTTTCAGGAGGCGCTTGGCGCCGATGTAAAGGTCTTCAGCCAGGGTGATCTGGTGGCTGACAGCCTGGCAGACTATCTGGAGCGGCACCCGGACATGTACGGGGCCGGCAAGGCGGGCTTTTACACCACCGGCGATCCGGCACGTGTAAGCGCCCGTGCGACTCAGTTCCTCCGACGACAAATCACCTTTGAGGCACCCTGA
- a CDS encoding lysophospholipid acyltransferase family protein produces MPSSRQIARDISYAHSAETRPGRIVIRLMENTTGRLSLIRRARGYEQEVANGHSLWSVIAERYGLSLELIGGALANIPRDKPVVLIANHPYGILDGLMMGHILAETRGDFRIMAHQVFGKAQDLNRVILPIDFAETKEALRTNLETRKMALDYLGQGGAIGIFPGGTVSTAATPFAHPMDPGWRSFTARMIAKSEAVVVPVYFDGHTSRLFQIASHLHATLRMGLLIKEFHRRVDTPVRVVIGDPIGRDKLDPLAGNAKAMMDFLRKATYELSPTPVDPGLRGYEFEEKHRA; encoded by the coding sequence ATGCCCAGTTCGCGACAGATCGCGCGTGATATCTCTTATGCGCATTCGGCTGAAACCCGCCCGGGGCGGATCGTGATCCGCCTGATGGAGAACACGACCGGCAGGCTCAGCCTTATCCGCCGCGCCCGCGGGTATGAGCAGGAGGTCGCCAATGGGCACAGTCTCTGGAGCGTGATCGCAGAGCGTTACGGGCTGTCCCTGGAGTTGATCGGCGGGGCGTTGGCCAACATCCCGCGCGACAAACCTGTCGTCCTGATCGCCAACCATCCTTATGGGATCCTCGATGGGCTGATGATGGGGCATATCCTGGCCGAAACACGCGGTGATTTTCGGATCATGGCGCATCAGGTCTTTGGCAAGGCGCAGGATCTGAACCGGGTGATCCTGCCGATTGATTTCGCCGAAACCAAGGAGGCGCTGCGCACCAACCTTGAGACGCGCAAGATGGCTCTGGACTATCTGGGGCAGGGCGGCGCCATCGGCATCTTTCCGGGCGGGACCGTGTCCACTGCGGCGACCCCCTTTGCCCATCCGATGGATCCGGGCTGGCGTAGCTTTACCGCCCGTATGATTGCCAAATCCGAAGCGGTTGTGGTGCCGGTGTATTTCGACGGGCACACCTCGCGCCTGTTCCAGATCGCAAGCCATCTGCACGCAACCCTGCGTATGGGGTTGTTGATCAAGGAATTCCACCGCCGGGTCGATACACCGGTGCGCGTGGTGATCGGTGATCCAATCGGGCGCGACAAACTTGACCCACTGGCGGGAAATGCCAAAGCAATGATGGATTTCCTGCGCAAAGCGACGTATGAGCTGTCTCCAACTCCTGTGGATCCGGGGCTGCGCGGCTATGAGTTCGAAGAGAAACACCGCGCCTGA
- a CDS encoding indolepyruvate ferredoxin oxidoreductase family protein, which translates to MSTQKISLNDKYDLSKSPVMLNGTQALVRLMLMQKARDEAAGLNTAGLVTGYRGSPLGAVDMQMSRAEKQLKEADVTFQYGLNEDLAVTALWGAQQAEIRGEGKFDGVFGLWYGKGPGVDRSGDAFRHANMAGTSKHGGVLVAMGDDHTGESSTVLHQSEWALMDAYIPILSPAGVQEILDYGLYGYALSRYSGLWVGLKTMKDTIEVTSVVDADPDRVQLTLPNYDMPADGLNIRLVDDRFQQEDRIIDQKRFAAEAFSHANKMDKRIWGKPGAKIGFVAAGKNWLDLVHALSLLNIDEAMAERLGITTYKVGQVWPLDMKGFHDWAEGLDLIVVVEEKRKLIEVQIKEAIFDDRRGRRVYGWHKGGGAGSMHGPELFPTRYALDPIMIAEKLGEILIEEGRDTEAIRAGLASLDEARRADNAEEIAARLPYFCSGCPHNSSTKLPEGSRAYAGIGCHFMVQWMDRETMGFTHMGGEGANWIGEAPFSKRKHVFQNLGDGTYNHSGVQAIRAALAEGTNITYKILYNDAVAMTGGQGNEGGLSAYRIAHELKAMGVENLAIVYDEKEDIDFKQFPAGVPTHERAELMTVQKQMEEVEGVSAIIYIQTCAAEKRRRRKRGLFPDPDQRVFINSDVCEGCGDCGVQSNCVSIVPKETELGRKRAIDQSSCNKDFSCVNGFCPSFLTIEGAKIRKEATAELKLPDLPLPELPKIEGTHNVVITGVGGTGVVTIGAVLAQAAQIDGKGAGMMEMAGLAQKGGAVHIHCRIAERPDDISAIRVATGEAHALIGGDLVVSAGAKTIGLMRTGQTGGVVNSHEIITGDFTRDTNFQLPTDRLEVALEARLRERLDMFDASELARVTMGDSIFSNMMVFGGAFQRGLIPVSLESISQAIELNGAAVEKNLRAFEIGRWAVLHADEVAKLIKPANVVELPKSLDEKIAYRRDHLVAYQGKGLAKRYSKMLDGIEDPCLKEAVAKGYHKLLAYKDEYEVARLLLTSREKAEEQFEGDLKISYNLAPPILGGKDANGRPKKRRFGPGMERGLRLLAKFKGLRGTPLDIFGYTDERKMERSLIKQYERDMKEWLPKAAPEIMDPLVALAELPLQIRGFGPVKLQSEQKAAKRREELLAALRQGGAPLKEAAE; encoded by the coding sequence ATGAGCACGCAGAAGATCTCACTGAACGACAAATACGATCTGAGCAAATCGCCCGTTATGCTGAACGGCACCCAGGCGCTGGTGCGGCTCATGCTGATGCAAAAGGCCCGCGACGAGGCCGCAGGGCTCAACACAGCGGGTCTTGTCACCGGATATCGTGGCTCGCCTCTTGGTGCGGTGGACATGCAGATGAGCCGCGCGGAAAAGCAGTTGAAAGAGGCCGATGTCACCTTTCAGTACGGATTGAACGAGGATCTGGCCGTCACGGCCCTGTGGGGTGCGCAGCAAGCCGAGATTCGCGGTGAAGGCAAGTTCGACGGTGTCTTTGGTCTTTGGTACGGCAAGGGGCCGGGTGTGGATCGTTCGGGTGATGCCTTCCGTCACGCAAATATGGCCGGCACCTCCAAACATGGCGGCGTGCTGGTTGCCATGGGTGACGATCACACCGGCGAAAGCTCTACCGTGCTGCACCAGTCCGAATGGGCCTTGATGGATGCCTACATTCCCATCCTCAGCCCAGCCGGCGTGCAGGAGATTCTGGACTATGGCCTTTATGGCTATGCTCTGAGCCGGTATTCCGGGCTGTGGGTTGGTCTCAAGACCATGAAAGACACCATTGAGGTGACCTCGGTCGTGGACGCCGACCCGGATCGGGTGCAACTGACCCTGCCGAACTATGACATGCCCGCCGATGGGCTGAACATCCGTCTGGTGGATGACCGCTTCCAGCAGGAAGACCGTATCATCGATCAGAAACGTTTTGCGGCTGAGGCCTTTAGCCACGCCAACAAGATGGACAAGCGTATCTGGGGCAAGCCCGGCGCAAAGATCGGCTTTGTTGCGGCCGGTAAGAACTGGCTGGATCTGGTCCATGCGCTGTCGCTTTTGAACATCGACGAGGCCATGGCCGAGCGGCTTGGGATTACCACTTACAAGGTTGGGCAGGTCTGGCCGCTCGATATGAAAGGGTTCCACGACTGGGCCGAGGGGCTCGACCTGATCGTTGTGGTCGAGGAAAAGCGCAAGCTCATTGAGGTTCAGATCAAGGAAGCCATCTTCGATGATCGCCGCGGCCGCCGGGTCTATGGCTGGCACAAGGGTGGCGGTGCGGGCTCGATGCACGGGCCGGAGCTGTTCCCGACCCGCTATGCGCTCGATCCGATCATGATCGCAGAGAAACTGGGCGAGATCCTGATCGAGGAGGGGCGCGATACCGAAGCGATCCGCGCCGGGCTTGCCAGCCTCGATGAGGCGCGCCGCGCCGATAATGCAGAGGAAATCGCAGCCCGCCTGCCGTATTTCTGCTCGGGCTGTCCGCACAACTCCTCCACCAAATTGCCCGAGGGCAGCCGTGCCTACGCGGGAATAGGCTGTCACTTCATGGTGCAGTGGATGGACCGCGAAACCATGGGCTTCACGCATATGGGCGGTGAAGGGGCCAACTGGATCGGCGAAGCGCCGTTCTCGAAACGCAAGCATGTCTTCCAGAACCTCGGCGATGGCACCTATAACCACTCGGGCGTGCAGGCGATCCGCGCTGCGCTCGCCGAAGGGACCAACATCACCTACAAAATCCTCTACAACGATGCGGTGGCCATGACCGGTGGTCAGGGCAACGAGGGTGGCCTCAGCGCATACCGCATTGCCCATGAGCTGAAGGCGATGGGAGTCGAAAACCTTGCCATCGTCTATGACGAGAAAGAAGACATCGATTTCAAACAATTCCCGGCTGGCGTTCCCACCCATGAGCGAGCCGAGCTGATGACGGTGCAAAAGCAGATGGAAGAGGTCGAGGGCGTTTCAGCCATCATCTATATTCAGACCTGCGCCGCCGAAAAACGCCGCCGTCGCAAGCGCGGCCTGTTCCCCGATCCCGATCAGCGCGTCTTTATCAATAGCGACGTTTGCGAGGGATGCGGCGATTGCGGGGTGCAGTCGAACTGCGTCTCCATCGTGCCGAAGGAAACCGAACTGGGCCGCAAGCGGGCGATTGATCAGTCCTCCTGCAACAAGGACTTTTCCTGCGTCAACGGCTTCTGCCCCTCCTTCCTGACCATTGAGGGCGCCAAGATCCGCAAGGAGGCAACTGCCGAGCTGAAACTGCCGGATCTGCCGCTACCCGAGCTGCCCAAGATCGAGGGAACCCATAACGTGGTGATCACCGGTGTCGGCGGCACTGGCGTTGTCACAATTGGTGCAGTGCTGGCACAGGCCGCCCAGATCGACGGCAAGGGTGCGGGCATGATGGAAATGGCGGGCCTTGCCCAAAAGGGCGGCGCGGTTCACATCCACTGCCGCATTGCCGAACGCCCCGATGACATTAGCGCCATTCGCGTTGCAACCGGCGAAGCCCATGCGCTGATCGGGGGTGATCTCGTGGTGAGCGCGGGCGCCAAAACCATTGGCCTGATGCGCACCGGTCAGACCGGCGGCGTGGTGAACAGCCACGAGATCATCACCGGTGATTTCACCCGCGACACCAATTTCCAACTGCCCACCGACCGCTTGGAGGTCGCCCTTGAGGCGCGTCTGCGGGAACGTCTTGATATGTTCGATGCCTCGGAACTGGCGCGGGTCACCATGGGGGATTCGATCTTTTCCAACATGATGGTCTTTGGCGGGGCCTTCCAGCGTGGGCTGATCCCGGTGAGCCTTGAGTCGATCAGCCAGGCGATTGAACTGAACGGGGCTGCGGTTGAAAAGAACCTGCGCGCGTTTGAAATTGGCCGCTGGGCCGTGCTGCATGCCGACGAGGTCGCCAAGTTGATCAAGCCTGCGAACGTTGTCGAGCTGCCCAAATCTCTGGATGAGAAAATCGCCTATCGCCGCGATCATCTTGTCGCCTACCAGGGCAAGGGGTTGGCCAAGCGGTATTCCAAGATGCTGGACGGCATTGAGGATCCGTGTCTCAAAGAGGCGGTCGCCAAGGGCTATCACAAGCTGCTCGCCTACAAGGATGAGTATGAAGTGGCGCGGCTGCTGTTGACCAGCCGGGAAAAGGCAGAAGAGCAGTTCGAGGGGGATCTGAAAATCTCGTACAACCTCGCGCCGCCGATCCTGGGTGGGAAAGACGCCAATGGCCGTCCGAAAAAGCGCCGGTTCGGACCAGGGATGGAGCGAGGCTTGCGCCTTTTGGCGAAATTCAAGGGCCTCCGGGGCACGCCGCTCGATATCTTTGGCTACACGGATGAGCGCAAGATGGAGCGTTCGTTGATCAAGCAATATGAGCGCGACATGAAGGAGTGGCTGCCCAAAGCCGCGCCGGAGATCATGGATCCGCTGGTCGCGCTGGCCGAACTCCCGCTGCAAATCCGGGGCTTTGGGCCGGTGAAGCTGCAAAGCGAGCAAAAGGCGGCCAAGCGGCGCGAAGAGCTGCTTGCGGCCTTGCGTCAGGGCGGCGCGCCATTGAAAGAAGCAGCCGAGTAA
- a CDS encoding LysR family transcriptional regulator, with translation MDWDKLRIFHAVADVGSLTHAGDKLNLSQSAVSRQIRALEESLNVTLFHRHARGLILTEQGELLFDATKSMSKRLEAASARIRDSEEEVFGELRVTTTFGFGTLWLAPRLTKLFEQYPNLKIDLMLEERVLDLPMREADVAIRMKEPSQADLVRKRLMTVQMRLYASRAYLDRNGTPETIDDIKDHRLICQNQNSAQVGSAAILVQKLLTQSPASMLTVNNYFGVLQGVLHDLGIGILPDYVTEDFPDLVQVLPHEDTSGVPVYLAYPEELRHSQRVSAFRDFVQTEIMAHRKHMKELGKL, from the coding sequence ATGGATTGGGACAAGCTAAGAATTTTTCACGCCGTTGCGGACGTCGGCAGCCTGACCCACGCGGGCGACAAGCTGAACCTGTCGCAATCTGCCGTCAGTCGCCAGATCCGTGCGCTAGAAGAAAGCCTGAACGTCACGTTGTTTCACCGACACGCACGGGGGTTGATCCTGACCGAACAGGGCGAACTTCTGTTCGATGCCACCAAATCCATGTCGAAACGACTGGAGGCCGCCTCAGCGCGGATCCGCGACAGCGAGGAAGAGGTTTTTGGGGAGCTGCGCGTCACCACCACGTTCGGCTTTGGAACGCTCTGGCTGGCGCCACGCCTGACAAAGTTGTTTGAACAATACCCCAACCTCAAAATCGACCTGATGCTGGAAGAGAGGGTCTTGGACCTGCCCATGCGAGAGGCCGATGTGGCCATCCGAATGAAAGAGCCAAGCCAGGCGGACCTGGTCCGCAAGCGGCTGATGACCGTACAAATGCGCCTTTATGCATCCCGCGCATACCTTGATCGGAACGGAACGCCGGAAACAATCGACGACATCAAGGATCACCGGCTGATCTGCCAGAATCAAAACTCCGCTCAGGTTGGATCGGCTGCCATTCTCGTCCAAAAACTGCTCACGCAAAGCCCGGCCTCGATGCTGACCGTGAACAACTATTTTGGCGTTCTGCAGGGCGTGCTGCATGACCTTGGGATTGGTATTCTTCCCGATTACGTGACCGAGGATTTCCCGGATCTGGTTCAGGTCCTCCCCCATGAAGACACGAGTGGCGTACCCGTTTACCTCGCCTACCCCGAGGAACTTCGCCATTCGCAGCGCGTTTCCGCATTTCGGGACTTCGTCCAGACCGAGATCATGGCGCACCGCAAGCATATGAAAGAGTTAGGAAAACTGTAA
- the purL gene encoding phosphoribosylformylglycinamidine synthase subunit PurL: MQEPAITQELIESHGLKPEEYDLILEIIGREPTFTELGIFSAMWNEHCSYKSSKKWLRTLPTSGPQVICGPGENAGIVDIGDGDAVVFKMESHNHPSYIEPYQGAATGVGGILRDVFTMGARPIASMNSLSFGEPSHPKTRQLVNGVVEGIGGYGNCFGVPCAGGEVRFHPAYNGNCLVNAFAAGLVKTDSIFYSAASGVGMPVVYLGAKTGRDGVGGATMASAEFDDTIEEKRPTVQVGDPFTEKRLMEATLELMQTGAVISIQDMGAAGLTCSAVEMGDKGELGIKLNLECVPQREEGMTAYEMMLSESQERMLMVLKPEKEAEAKAVFEKWDLDFAIVGETIAEDRFLIMHNNEVKADLPLSKLSSSAPEYDRPWVPTPAAEALSDEDVPTIDPIDGLKALISSPNYAGKQWVYEQYDTTVMGDTARRPGAGSGIVRVHGTGKQLAFTSDVTPRYVKANPIEGGKQAVAEAYRNLSAVGALPLATTDNLNFGNPEKPEIMGQFVGAIKGIGEAVAALDMPIVSGNVSLYNETDGQGILPTPTIGAVGLIAEGEEAITGEARDGHIALLIGETTGHLGQSALLAEVFNREDGDAPTVDLEAEKRNGEFIRANRELIKACTDLGDGGLALAAFELAEEAGVGVQIDAGDTPTLFGEDQARYLVACNFDQAEALMMAAGQAGVTITTVGRFTGDTVKIGGSEAPLEELSQIFRSSFAEAVA, translated from the coding sequence ATGCAGGAACCAGCCATCACGCAGGAACTGATTGAGAGCCACGGACTGAAACCCGAGGAATACGATCTGATCCTCGAAATCATTGGCCGCGAGCCGACATTTACAGAGCTTGGCATCTTTTCCGCCATGTGGAATGAGCATTGCTCTTACAAGTCCTCCAAGAAATGGCTGCGCACCCTGCCGACCAGCGGCCCGCAGGTGATCTGCGGCCCCGGTGAGAACGCGGGCATCGTCGATATCGGTGATGGCGATGCAGTGGTCTTCAAGATGGAAAGCCACAACCACCCCTCCTACATCGAACCCTATCAGGGTGCGGCGACCGGTGTTGGCGGCATCCTACGCGATGTCTTTACCATGGGTGCACGGCCTATTGCGTCTATGAACTCGCTGTCATTTGGTGAGCCCTCCCACCCCAAGACCCGCCAGCTGGTCAACGGCGTGGTTGAAGGCATCGGCGGCTATGGCAACTGCTTTGGCGTGCCCTGCGCGGGCGGCGAAGTCCGTTTTCACCCCGCTTATAATGGCAACTGCCTTGTGAACGCCTTTGCAGCGGGTCTGGTTAAGACAGACAGCATTTTCTATTCTGCCGCCTCGGGCGTTGGCATGCCGGTGGTCTACCTTGGTGCCAAGACGGGGCGCGATGGCGTTGGCGGGGCCACCATGGCCTCGGCCGAATTTGACGACACCATCGAGGAAAAGCGACCCACCGTCCAGGTCGGCGACCCCTTCACCGAAAAGCGCCTGATGGAAGCCACGCTGGAGCTGATGCAGACCGGCGCGGTGATCTCGATCCAGGATATGGGCGCGGCGGGCCTCACCTGCTCTGCGGTAGAAATGGGCGACAAGGGTGAGTTGGGCATCAAACTCAACCTGGAATGCGTCCCGCAGCGCGAAGAAGGCATGACAGCCTATGAGATGATGCTGTCGGAATCCCAAGAACGGATGCTGATGGTGCTGAAGCCCGAGAAAGAGGCCGAAGCCAAGGCCGTCTTTGAAAAATGGGATCTGGACTTTGCCATCGTCGGCGAAACCATCGCCGAAGACCGCTTCCTCATCATGCACAATAACGAGGTGAAAGCGGACCTGCCTTTGTCCAAGCTGTCCTCCTCCGCGCCTGAATATGATCGCCCCTGGGTGCCGACCCCGGCAGCAGAGGCGCTGAGCGATGAAGATGTGCCGACAATCGACCCGATCGATGGGCTGAAGGCGCTGATCTCCTCACCGAACTATGCCGGCAAACAGTGGGTATACGAACAGTACGACACCACAGTAATGGGTGACACTGCCCGCCGCCCCGGAGCGGGGTCTGGTATCGTGCGTGTGCATGGCACCGGCAAGCAGCTGGCGTTTACCTCTGACGTGACACCGCGCTATGTGAAGGCGAACCCGATTGAGGGCGGCAAGCAGGCCGTGGCCGAGGCCTATCGGAACCTGTCTGCCGTGGGGGCGCTGCCGCTTGCGACAACCGACAACCTGAACTTCGGCAACCCCGAAAAGCCCGAAATCATGGGCCAGTTCGTCGGCGCCATCAAAGGCATCGGCGAGGCGGTGGCCGCACTGGACATGCCGATCGTGTCCGGAAATGTCTCGCTCTACAATGAAACCGACGGTCAGGGCATCCTGCCCACGCCCACCATCGGCGCCGTAGGCCTGATTGCAGAGGGCGAAGAAGCCATCACCGGCGAGGCGCGCGACGGCCACATCGCCCTGCTGATCGGTGAAACCACCGGCCACTTGGGGCAATCGGCCCTGCTGGCAGAAGTCTTCAACCGCGAGGACGGCGATGCGCCAACGGTGGATCTGGAGGCAGAAAAGCGCAATGGCGAATTCATCCGCGCCAATCGCGAGCTGATCAAGGCCTGCACCGACTTGGGCGATGGCGGCCTTGCGCTTGCGGCCTTTGAGCTCGCCGAAGAGGCTGGCGTCGGTGTCCAGATCGACGCTGGCGATACTCCAACCCTTTTTGGAGAAGACCAAGCACGCTACCTTGTGGCCTGCAACTTTGACCAGGCTGAGGCGTTGATGATGGCGGCAGGACAGGCAGGTGTCACAATCACCACCGTCGGCCGATTTACCGGCGACACTGTCAAGATCGGCGGCAGTGAGGCTCCGCTGGAGGAGCTGTCACAGATCTTCCGCAGCAGTTTTGCCGAGGCAGTGGCCTAA
- a CDS encoding BolA/IbaG family iron-sulfur metabolism protein has product MPMQAHEIEELLRASFPDAQIQVGGTDGVHMSAMVIDESFRGKNRVQQQRAVYAALKGKMDGSNGELHALALTTKAPE; this is encoded by the coding sequence ATGCCCATGCAGGCCCATGAAATCGAAGAGCTTCTGCGCGCCTCCTTCCCGGATGCCCAAATCCAGGTCGGTGGAACCGACGGCGTGCATATGTCCGCAATGGTTATCGACGAGAGCTTCCGCGGTAAGAACCGCGTGCAGCAGCAACGCGCAGTATACGCGGCGCTGAAGGGCAAGATGGACGGCTCGAACGGTGAGCTGCATGCTCTGGCCCTGACCACCAAGGCGCCCGAGTAA